One genomic window of Polyangium aurulentum includes the following:
- a CDS encoding sigma 54-interacting transcriptional regulator has product MPTLKYFAAAGAPRLYCVHKPVTTIGKALGNDVPVSGAGVAEHHAQILFDGRDFVLEELDRDAEIAINGKKKRRARLVHGDRVQVGAVELGFSMFADATPARGDDGDDGDGDRKSKGPSAELAGVRRLFAFSEKLINRRNLDELLEAMLDDVIEMTHADKGFLLLLEGAEAAADAGKPKRTEEERKLVVRASRNVRREAITDAAGGISDSIVRQVLASSRALIVSDALADTQFGRSESVIAMKLSSVMCAPLLSQGEVIGALYVGNDKVKHLFDRTQLELLSIFASQASLILQNAMLLSALRADKAKLEAELKDKKFGGIIGACPSMLEVFRKLQKVAATDISVLITGETGTGKELIAKEIHRRSNRVDGPFVTINCGAIPENLIESELFGHVKGAFTGAIGTRPGKFQVADKGTLFLDEIGELPLNLQVKLLRALQERVVFRVGDSKPEKVDIRIVAATNRNLEEEIRAGHFREDLYYRLNVINLWLPPLRDRGDDVLIIAKALLSKYADELKSSVRGYSPAALAAIKKYAWPGNIRQLENRIKKALVLCDQTLLSPEDLDLGQGAETAILPLEKAKEEFQRRYVLEVLERNNGNRTQTARDLGVDPRTIFRYLEKEQNPMPSGAGGVSRDPSEA; this is encoded by the coding sequence ATGCCGACCCTGAAGTATTTCGCCGCCGCAGGGGCGCCGCGCCTCTACTGCGTCCACAAGCCCGTCACCACGATCGGCAAGGCGCTCGGCAACGACGTCCCGGTGAGCGGCGCGGGGGTCGCCGAGCACCACGCGCAGATCCTCTTCGACGGCCGCGACTTCGTCCTCGAGGAGCTCGACCGCGACGCCGAGATCGCCATCAACGGCAAGAAGAAGCGCCGCGCGCGCCTCGTGCACGGCGACCGCGTCCAGGTCGGCGCCGTCGAGCTGGGCTTCTCCATGTTCGCCGACGCGACGCCCGCGCGGGGCGACGACGGCGACGACGGCGACGGCGACCGCAAGTCGAAGGGCCCCTCCGCGGAGCTCGCGGGCGTGCGCCGGCTCTTCGCCTTCAGCGAGAAGCTCATCAACCGCAGGAACCTCGACGAGCTGCTCGAGGCGATGCTCGACGACGTCATCGAGATGACCCACGCGGACAAGGGCTTTCTGCTCCTGCTCGAGGGCGCCGAAGCCGCCGCCGACGCGGGCAAACCGAAACGCACCGAGGAGGAGCGCAAGCTCGTCGTGCGCGCCTCGCGCAACGTGCGCCGCGAAGCGATCACCGACGCGGCCGGGGGCATCTCGGACAGCATCGTGCGCCAGGTGCTCGCCTCGTCGCGCGCGCTCATCGTCTCCGACGCGCTCGCCGACACGCAGTTCGGTCGCAGCGAGAGCGTCATCGCCATGAAGCTGTCGAGCGTGATGTGCGCGCCTCTCTTGTCACAGGGCGAGGTGATCGGCGCGCTCTACGTCGGCAACGACAAGGTGAAGCACCTGTTCGATCGCACGCAGCTCGAGCTGCTCAGCATCTTCGCCTCGCAAGCCTCGCTCATCCTGCAGAACGCGATGCTCTTGAGCGCGCTGCGAGCGGACAAGGCCAAGCTCGAGGCCGAGCTCAAGGACAAGAAGTTCGGCGGCATCATCGGCGCGTGCCCGTCGATGCTCGAGGTCTTCCGCAAGCTCCAGAAGGTCGCGGCCACCGACATCAGCGTGCTCATCACCGGCGAGACGGGCACGGGCAAGGAGCTGATCGCGAAGGAGATCCACCGCCGCTCGAACCGCGTCGACGGCCCGTTCGTCACGATCAACTGCGGCGCCATCCCGGAGAACCTGATCGAGAGCGAGCTGTTCGGTCACGTGAAGGGCGCGTTCACGGGCGCAATCGGCACGCGGCCGGGCAAGTTCCAGGTCGCGGACAAGGGCACGCTCTTCCTGGATGAGATCGGCGAGCTGCCGTTGAACCTCCAGGTGAAGCTTCTCCGCGCTCTCCAGGAGCGCGTGGTCTTCCGCGTCGGCGACTCGAAGCCGGAGAAGGTGGACATCCGGATCGTGGCTGCGACAAACCGGAATCTCGAGGAAGAGATCCGCGCGGGGCACTTCCGAGAGGACCTTTACTATCGGCTGAACGTGATCAACTTGTGGCTGCCGCCTCTGCGCGACCGAGGCGACGACGTGCTCATCATCGCCAAGGCGTTGCTTTCCAAATACGCCGATGAGCTCAAGAGCTCGGTCCGGGGCTACAGCCCCGCGGCGCTCGCCGCGATCAAGAAGTACGCGTGGCCGGGCAACATCCGGCAGCTCGAAAACCGCATCAAAAAGGCGCTCGTACTCTGCGACCAGACGCTGCTCTCGCCCGAGGATCTCGATCTCGGGCAGGGCGCCGAGACGGCCATCCTGCCGCTCGAGAAGGCGAAGGAGGAGTTCCAGCGCCGCTACGTGCTCGAGGTGCTCGAGCGCAACAACGGCAACCGCACGCAGACCGCCCGTGACCTGGGCGTCGATCCCCGCACGATCTTCCGCTACCTGGAGAAGGAGCAGAACCCGATGCCGAGCGGCGCCGGGGGCGTGTCGCGGGATCCCTCCGAAGCCTGA
- a CDS encoding NAD(P)H-dependent glycerol-3-phosphate dehydrogenase — MPKVAVLGAGAWGTALAKVLADKQNPTLVWSHRPELADQINTERVNARYLPSARLPEGLRATHDMQEALHGAELVVVVVPSHAMREVIAQARPYIPGSALLCSATKGIENDSLMLMSEVLVDELGKAVEPRLTYLSGPSFAKEVAAGQPTAVVVAGTSSPETLAVQRMFATERLRVYSSEDVVGVETGGALKNVVAIAAGAVDGLGFGHNARAGVITRGLAEIARLAMTRGASPLTVAGLSGMGDLVLTCTGELSRNRTVGYEMGRGRTLEDVLSHLGHVAEGVKTAKSAYDLGSKLGVDMPITCEVYKVLYEKKAPLQAVTDLMNRELRRE, encoded by the coding sequence ATGCCGAAGGTCGCAGTTCTCGGGGCGGGCGCCTGGGGCACGGCGCTCGCGAAGGTCCTGGCGGACAAGCAAAACCCGACGCTCGTCTGGTCCCACCGCCCCGAGCTCGCCGATCAGATCAACACCGAACGCGTCAACGCGCGCTACCTGCCCTCGGCGCGACTCCCCGAGGGCCTGCGCGCCACGCACGACATGCAAGAGGCCCTTCACGGGGCCGAGCTCGTCGTCGTCGTCGTGCCCTCGCACGCGATGCGCGAGGTCATCGCTCAAGCCCGCCCGTACATCCCGGGAAGCGCGCTCCTGTGCAGCGCCACCAAGGGCATCGAGAACGATTCGCTCATGCTGATGAGCGAGGTGCTCGTCGACGAGCTCGGCAAGGCGGTCGAGCCGCGCCTGACGTACCTCTCGGGACCGAGCTTCGCCAAGGAGGTGGCCGCGGGGCAGCCGACGGCGGTCGTCGTCGCAGGGACCAGCTCGCCGGAGACACTCGCCGTGCAGCGCATGTTCGCCACGGAGCGGCTGCGGGTCTACTCGTCCGAGGACGTCGTCGGCGTGGAGACGGGGGGCGCGCTCAAGAACGTGGTGGCGATCGCGGCGGGCGCGGTGGATGGGCTCGGGTTCGGGCACAACGCGCGCGCGGGCGTGATCACGCGTGGGCTCGCCGAGATCGCGCGGCTCGCCATGACCCGCGGCGCCAGCCCCCTCACGGTGGCGGGCCTGTCGGGCATGGGCGACCTCGTCCTCACCTGCACGGGCGAGCTGTCGCGCAACCGCACCGTCGGCTACGAGATGGGGCGCGGCAGGACGCTGGAAGACGTCCTGTCCCACCTCGGCCACGTCGCCGAGGGCGTGAAGACCGCCAAGAGCGCCTACGACCTCGGCTCGAAGCTCGGCGTGGACATGCCCATCACCTGCGAGGTCTACAAGGTCCTCTACGAGAAAAAGGCCCCCCTCCAGGCCGTGACCGATCTCATGAACCGCGAGCTGCGGCGCGAATGA